A stretch of Brassica rapa cultivar Chiifu-401-42 chromosome A08, CAAS_Brap_v3.01, whole genome shotgun sequence DNA encodes these proteins:
- the LOC117127410 gene encoding uncharacterized protein LOC117127410 isoform X30, with protein MKNNLKKKGKLLSIAKDCEVEVSIQEDGFRGSWYRAILEQNPTRVTGKKLRVSYKTMFNEDGVSPLKETIERSFIRPVPPECLNEGVVFKEGSVVDAYFNNGWWTGVIVVERPDGSFLVYFDDPPDIMRFIRSQLRPHADWIGSKWVKSKNKVLSQHMFTRGKLVEMTREISESEKEKIWVRALVITEVRKQGDDRRKFLIKRCTISQNSSDEAEGKHLIVDICKIRPSPPRDLCAEYSLNDYVEVVVTHGWRKGRVTEILLENKYKVYFAATKEDAVFNYTEIRLSMEWLGGGSWIRAHEREFENNAGTPIRPGQDSPSNTLATDEDDTLNDDATKIRSDQESPSITLVLESNEEDKVNDDATEITSSLERHRNTSVLEATEAETQNHETIYGKELPLPHESEDMMDDVATPIIDPQEIPRGETMSESNDKIALPKRISETGTKGVVLQRINKRSNLKLVGKVETLLGKEFKKLEDSFLAPVIKMGRKQKLMVFSRHLIHHLLLRRIDIGEKGLWFTFGEQLMRFSLREFHLTTGLPCVVDKDEDEAETSATKKKKKDPWMNKNQTLNTLLKLLVEKSKELTADQRLRLGATILVEGILMASNPVTSIPEERLLRARNFKEFCKYPWGNLAFDYLLKEVKSFTYAKLTENNQYAICGFIYALQLWALSSVNQLGTFFGISDDGIQFPLCLHWKETKALTIEEVNRFDQMEKVDVKCILGDPGLHSDLVEDVDCEFGRVVDLVKRGYRLKRQDWLNRSVDIAVAEAEVDENNSVPGIDATDQEKIEFLNNKVVSLEERVKYLEGLLNIRGETVKETEKSKETEAATKTKVNGQNADYELDENEVLGVYIDAKRKEIAKRKKNGVRPPREVGHQDEDDVEVEVNEEQPQEEEEQQQEDDTEDDVDDGDKESENPETNEGQTQEEEEQHQEDDAEVNEEQPQEEEEQQEEEDTEDDVDDGDKESENPETNEEQKQEEEEQQQEDDTEVNTDVDVGAKENGSENPVKGSKKRGRKVNISQCIRVYKMLFSIIYVTFFIVSSKLKDGEENEDAYEKPVKVTRKSERVTKGKKKGVTPPREVQQQVEDHAETNEDGEGNEDASKKHVKFTKKNGRGNKEHNVGTPKSKKQKKQFEKDSADDVIGSVLEDLKNAD; from the exons atgaaaaataatttgaagaaaaaaggaaaactttTGTCTATTGCCAAAGATTGTGAAGTAGAAGTATCTATTCAAGAAGATGGGTTCAGAGGTTCTTGGTATAGAGCTATCCTCGAGCAAAATCCGACGAGAGTAACAGGAAAAAAGCTTCGGGTTAGTTACAAAACTATGTTCAACGAAGATGGTGTAAGTCCTTTGAAGGAAACTATTGAAAGAAGTTTTATTCGGCCAGTCCCGCCAGAGTGTCTGAATGAGGGTGTCGTATTCAAGGAAGGGTCGGTGGTGGATGCTTATTTTAATAATGGTTGGTGGACTGGTGTTATCGTAGTTGAAAGGCCAGATGGTAGTTTtttggtttactttgatgatccACCAGACATAATGAGATTCATCAGAAGCCAACTGAGACCTCATGCTGATTGGATCGGCTCCAAATGGGTCAAAAGCAAAAACaag GTATTGAGTCAACACATGTTTACGAGAGGGAAGTTGGTGGAAATGACCCGTGAAATTAGTGAAAGTGAAAAGGAAAAAATTTGGGTCCGAGCATTGGTAATTACAGAAGTTCGGAAACAAGGAGATGATAGAAGAAAATTTCTGATCAAAAGATGTACAATCTCACAAAATTCGAGTGATGAAGCGGAAGGAAAACATTTAATAGTTGATATTTGCAAAATAAGGCCATCTCCTCCTCGAGATCTTTGTGCAGAGTACAGTCTGAACGACTATGTTGAAGTGGTTGTTACCCATGGGTGGCGCAAAGGTCGAGTGACGGAAATTCTCCTTGAAAACAAATACAAAGTGTATTTCGCTGCCACAAAAGAGGATGCGGTTTTTAATTATACTGAGATTAGGCTGTCAATGGAGTGGCTAGGTGGTGGTAGTTGGATTCGCGCACATGAG AGAGAATTTGAAAATAATGCTGGCACACCAATCAGACCCGGTCAAGATAGTCCTAGTAACACACTTGCCACCGATGAAGATGATACGTTGAATGATGATGCCACCAAAATCAGATCCGATCAAGAGAGCCCTAGTATCACACTTGTTTTAGAATCCAATGAAGAGGATAAGGTGAATGATGATGCCACAGAAATCACATCCTCTCTCGAGAGACACAGAAACACTTCTGTTTTAGAAGCCACTGAGGCTGAAACACAAAACCATGAAACCATATAT GGAAAGGAGTTACCATTACCTCATGAATCAGAAGATATGATGGATGATGTAGCCACTCCAATCATAGACCCTCAAGAGATTCCACGAG GTGAAACGATGAGTGAGTCTAATGACAAGATTGCTTTGCCAAAAAGAATCTCCGAAACTGGTACAAAAGGAGTCGTATTGCAAAGAATTAACAAGCGCTCCAATCTGAAGTTGGTTGGTAAAGTTGAAACCCTTTTGGGCAAAGAATTCAAGAAGCTTGAAGATTCATTCTTGGCTCCGGTAATTAAGATGGGAAGGAAGCAGAAGCTTATGGTGTTTTCAAGGCATTTGATTCATCACTTACTCTTAAGGAGAATTGATATAGGCGAGAAGGGTTTGTGGTTTACTTTTGGAGAACAACTAATGAGGTTTTCTCTAAGAGAATTCCACTTGACAACGGGTCTGCCTTGTGTtgttgataaagatgaagatgaagccgAGACTTCagcaacaaaaaagaagaagaaagatccaTGGATGAACAAGAATCAAACTCTAAACACCTTGCTTAAGCTTCTTGTCGAAAAGAGTAAAGAGCTTACTGCTGATCAGAGATTAAGATTGGGAGCTACAATCCTTGTGGAAGGGATATTGATGGCAAGCAATCCGGTGACAAGTATTCCAGAAGAGCGTCTGCTTAGAGCTAGAAATTTCAAAGAGTTTTGCAAGTATCCCTGGGGGAATTTGGCCTTTGATTATTTACTGAAAGAAGTGAAGAGCTTTACCTATGCAAAGCTGACGGAGAATAATCAATACGCGATTTGTGGCTTTATATATGCGCTTCAGCTCTGGGCGTTATCTTCTGTGAATCAACTAGGCACATTCTTTGGTATTAGCGATGATGGAATTCAGTTTCCCTTGTGCTTGCATTGGAAAGAAACCAAAGCGCTTACTATTGAGGAGGTTAACAGATTCGACCAAATGGAGAAG GTTGATGTCAAATGTATCCTTGGAGATCCCGGATTGCATAGCGACTTGGTTGAAGATGTTGACTGTGAATTTGGAAGAGTTGTTGATCTTGTCAAAAGAGGATATCGTTTGAAGAGACAAGATTGGCTCAATAGAAGTGTCGACATTGCCGTTGCTGAAGCTGAAGTGGACGAAAATAATTCTGTTCCTGGGATTGATGCAACTGATCAAGAAAAGATTGAATTCCTCAATAATAAGGTAGTGTCTCTTGAAGAAAGAGTGAAGTACCTTGAAGGTCTTTTGAACATTCGTGGAGAAACTGTGAAG GAAACTGAGAAGTCAAAAGAAACTGAAGCCGCCACAAAAACCAAG GTAAATGGACAGAATGCCGATTATGAACTTGACGAAAATGAAGTTTTAGGAGTTTATATAGATGCCAAAAGAAAGGAAATCGCTaag AGAAAGAAGAATGGTGTAAGACCTCCACGTGAAGTAGGACATCAAGATGAAGATGATGTAGAAGTCGAAGTCAATGAA gaacaaccacaagaagaagaggaacaacaacaagaagatgATACAGAAGACGATGTGGACGATGGTGATAAAGAGAGTGAAAATCCGGAAACCAATGAA GGACAGACACAAGAGGAAGAGGAACAACACCAAGAGGATGACGCAGAAGTCAATGAA gaacagccacaagaagaagaggaacaacaagaagaagaggatacAGAAGACGATGTGGACGACGGTGATAAAGAGAGTGAAAATCCGGAAACCAATGAA GAACAGAAACAAGAGGAAGAGGAGCAACAACAAGAGGATGACACAGAAGTCAATACAGATGTTGACGTCGGTGCTAAGGAAAATGGATCTGAAAACCCCGTGAAAGGTTCAAAGAAACGTGGAAGAAAGGTAAATATCTCTCAGtgtataagggtttataaaatgtTGTTTAGTATAATCtatgtaactttttttattgtgtcaTCAAAATTGAAGGATGGAGAAGAAAATGAGGATGCATATGAAAAGCCCGTGAAGGTTACAAGGAAAAGTGAAAGAGTAACTAAG GGAAAGAAGAAAGGTGTAACACCCCCACGTGAAGTACAACAACAAGTAGAAGATCATGCAGAAACCAATGAA GATGGAGAAGGGAATGAGGATGCATCTAAAAAGCACGTGAAGTTTACAAAGAAGAATGGAAGAGGAAATAAG
- the LOC117127410 gene encoding uncharacterized protein LOC117127410 isoform X11, whose product MKNNLKKKGKLLSIAKDCEVEVSIQEDGFRGSWYRAILEQNPTRVTGKKLRVSYKTMFNEDGVSPLKETIERSFIRPVPPECLNEGVVFKEGSVVDAYFNNGWWTGVIVVERPDGSFLVYFDDPPDIMRFIRSQLRPHADWIGSKWVKSKNKVLSQHMFTRGKLVEMTREISESEKEKIWVRALVITEVRKQGDDRRKFLIKRCTISQNSSDEAEGKHLIVDICKIRPSPPRDLCAEYSLNDYVEVVVTHGWRKGRVTEILLENKYKVYFAATKEDAVFNYTEIRLSMEWLGGGSWIRAHEREFENNAGTPIRPGQDSPSNTLATDEDDTLNDDATKIRSDQESPSITLVLESNEEDKVNDDATEITSSLERHRNTSVLEATEAETQNHETIYGKELPLPHESEDMMDDVATPIIDPQEIPRGETMSESNDKIALPKRISETGTKGVVLQRINKRSNLKLVGKVETLLGKEFKKLEDSFLAPVIKMGRKQKLMVFSRHLIHHLLLRRIDIGEKGLWFTFGEQLMRFSLREFHLTTGLPCVVDKDEDEAETSATKKKKKDPWMNKNQTLNTLLKLLVEKSKELTADQRLRLGATILVEGILMASNPVTSIPEERLLRARNFKEFCKYPWGNLAFDYLLKEVKSFTYAKLTENNQYAICGFIYALQLWALSSVNQLGTFFGISDDGIQFPLCLHWKETKALTIEEVNRFDQMEKVDVKCILGDPGLHSDLVEDVDCEFGRVVDLVKRGYRLKRQDWLNRSVDIAVAEAEVDENNSVPGIDATDQEKIEFLNNKVVSLEERVKYLEGLLNIRGETVKETEKSKETEAATKTKVNGQNADYELDENEVLGVYIDAKRKEIAKRKKNGVRPPREVGHQDEDDVEVEVNEEQPQEEEEQQQEDDTEDDVDDGDKESENPETNEGQTQEEEEQHQEDDAEVNEEQPQEEEEQQEEEDTEDDVDDGDKESENPETNEEQKQEEEEQQQEDDTEVNTDVDVGAKENGSENPVKGSKKRGRKVNISQCIRVYKMLFSIIYVTFFIVSSKLKDGEENEDAYEKPVKVTRKSERVTKGGEVNEDASEKPMKGTRKSKRGTKVNISQCIRVYKMLFSIINVTFFIVSSKLKGGEVNEDASEKPMKGTRKSKRGTKVNISLCIMLYKMLFSILYVTFFIVSSKLKDGEENEYAYEKPVKVTRKSERVTKGKKKGVTPPREVQQQVEDHAETNEDGEGNEDASKKHVKFTKKNGRGNKEHNVGTPKSKKQKKQFEKDSADDVIGSVLEDLKNAD is encoded by the exons atgaaaaataatttgaagaaaaaaggaaaactttTGTCTATTGCCAAAGATTGTGAAGTAGAAGTATCTATTCAAGAAGATGGGTTCAGAGGTTCTTGGTATAGAGCTATCCTCGAGCAAAATCCGACGAGAGTAACAGGAAAAAAGCTTCGGGTTAGTTACAAAACTATGTTCAACGAAGATGGTGTAAGTCCTTTGAAGGAAACTATTGAAAGAAGTTTTATTCGGCCAGTCCCGCCAGAGTGTCTGAATGAGGGTGTCGTATTCAAGGAAGGGTCGGTGGTGGATGCTTATTTTAATAATGGTTGGTGGACTGGTGTTATCGTAGTTGAAAGGCCAGATGGTAGTTTtttggtttactttgatgatccACCAGACATAATGAGATTCATCAGAAGCCAACTGAGACCTCATGCTGATTGGATCGGCTCCAAATGGGTCAAAAGCAAAAACaag GTATTGAGTCAACACATGTTTACGAGAGGGAAGTTGGTGGAAATGACCCGTGAAATTAGTGAAAGTGAAAAGGAAAAAATTTGGGTCCGAGCATTGGTAATTACAGAAGTTCGGAAACAAGGAGATGATAGAAGAAAATTTCTGATCAAAAGATGTACAATCTCACAAAATTCGAGTGATGAAGCGGAAGGAAAACATTTAATAGTTGATATTTGCAAAATAAGGCCATCTCCTCCTCGAGATCTTTGTGCAGAGTACAGTCTGAACGACTATGTTGAAGTGGTTGTTACCCATGGGTGGCGCAAAGGTCGAGTGACGGAAATTCTCCTTGAAAACAAATACAAAGTGTATTTCGCTGCCACAAAAGAGGATGCGGTTTTTAATTATACTGAGATTAGGCTGTCAATGGAGTGGCTAGGTGGTGGTAGTTGGATTCGCGCACATGAG AGAGAATTTGAAAATAATGCTGGCACACCAATCAGACCCGGTCAAGATAGTCCTAGTAACACACTTGCCACCGATGAAGATGATACGTTGAATGATGATGCCACCAAAATCAGATCCGATCAAGAGAGCCCTAGTATCACACTTGTTTTAGAATCCAATGAAGAGGATAAGGTGAATGATGATGCCACAGAAATCACATCCTCTCTCGAGAGACACAGAAACACTTCTGTTTTAGAAGCCACTGAGGCTGAAACACAAAACCATGAAACCATATAT GGAAAGGAGTTACCATTACCTCATGAATCAGAAGATATGATGGATGATGTAGCCACTCCAATCATAGACCCTCAAGAGATTCCACGAG GTGAAACGATGAGTGAGTCTAATGACAAGATTGCTTTGCCAAAAAGAATCTCCGAAACTGGTACAAAAGGAGTCGTATTGCAAAGAATTAACAAGCGCTCCAATCTGAAGTTGGTTGGTAAAGTTGAAACCCTTTTGGGCAAAGAATTCAAGAAGCTTGAAGATTCATTCTTGGCTCCGGTAATTAAGATGGGAAGGAAGCAGAAGCTTATGGTGTTTTCAAGGCATTTGATTCATCACTTACTCTTAAGGAGAATTGATATAGGCGAGAAGGGTTTGTGGTTTACTTTTGGAGAACAACTAATGAGGTTTTCTCTAAGAGAATTCCACTTGACAACGGGTCTGCCTTGTGTtgttgataaagatgaagatgaagccgAGACTTCagcaacaaaaaagaagaagaaagatccaTGGATGAACAAGAATCAAACTCTAAACACCTTGCTTAAGCTTCTTGTCGAAAAGAGTAAAGAGCTTACTGCTGATCAGAGATTAAGATTGGGAGCTACAATCCTTGTGGAAGGGATATTGATGGCAAGCAATCCGGTGACAAGTATTCCAGAAGAGCGTCTGCTTAGAGCTAGAAATTTCAAAGAGTTTTGCAAGTATCCCTGGGGGAATTTGGCCTTTGATTATTTACTGAAAGAAGTGAAGAGCTTTACCTATGCAAAGCTGACGGAGAATAATCAATACGCGATTTGTGGCTTTATATATGCGCTTCAGCTCTGGGCGTTATCTTCTGTGAATCAACTAGGCACATTCTTTGGTATTAGCGATGATGGAATTCAGTTTCCCTTGTGCTTGCATTGGAAAGAAACCAAAGCGCTTACTATTGAGGAGGTTAACAGATTCGACCAAATGGAGAAG GTTGATGTCAAATGTATCCTTGGAGATCCCGGATTGCATAGCGACTTGGTTGAAGATGTTGACTGTGAATTTGGAAGAGTTGTTGATCTTGTCAAAAGAGGATATCGTTTGAAGAGACAAGATTGGCTCAATAGAAGTGTCGACATTGCCGTTGCTGAAGCTGAAGTGGACGAAAATAATTCTGTTCCTGGGATTGATGCAACTGATCAAGAAAAGATTGAATTCCTCAATAATAAGGTAGTGTCTCTTGAAGAAAGAGTGAAGTACCTTGAAGGTCTTTTGAACATTCGTGGAGAAACTGTGAAG GAAACTGAGAAGTCAAAAGAAACTGAAGCCGCCACAAAAACCAAG GTAAATGGACAGAATGCCGATTATGAACTTGACGAAAATGAAGTTTTAGGAGTTTATATAGATGCCAAAAGAAAGGAAATCGCTaag AGAAAGAAGAATGGTGTAAGACCTCCACGTGAAGTAGGACATCAAGATGAAGATGATGTAGAAGTCGAAGTCAATGAA gaacaaccacaagaagaagaggaacaacaacaagaagatgATACAGAAGACGATGTGGACGATGGTGATAAAGAGAGTGAAAATCCGGAAACCAATGAA GGACAGACACAAGAGGAAGAGGAACAACACCAAGAGGATGACGCAGAAGTCAATGAA gaacagccacaagaagaagaggaacaacaagaagaagaggatacAGAAGACGATGTGGACGACGGTGATAAAGAGAGTGAAAATCCGGAAACCAATGAA GAACAGAAACAAGAGGAAGAGGAGCAACAACAAGAGGATGACACAGAAGTCAATACAGATGTTGACGTCGGTGCTAAGGAAAATGGATCTGAAAACCCCGTGAAAGGTTCAAAGAAACGTGGAAGAAAGGTAAATATCTCTCAGtgtataagggtttataaaatgtTGTTTAGTATAATCtatgtaactttttttattgtgtcaTCAAAATTGAAGGATGGAGAAGAAAATGAGGATGCATATGAAAAGCCCGTGAAGGTTACAAGGAAAAGTGAAAGAGTAACTAAG GGTGGAGAAGTAAATGAGGATGCATCTGAAAAGCCCATGAAGGGTACAAGGAAAAGTAAAAGAGGAACTAAGGTGAATATCTCTCAGtgtataagggtttataaaatgcTGTTTAGTATAATCaatgtaactttttttattgtgtcaTCAAAATTGAAGGGTGGAGAAGTAAATGAGGATGCATCTGAAAAGCCCATGAAGGGTACAAGGAAAAGTAAAAGAGGAACTAAGGTGAATATCTCTCTGTGTATAATGCTTTATAAAATGTTGTTTAGTATACTCtatgtaactttttttattgtgtcaTCAAAATTGAAGGATGGAGAAGAAAATGAGTATGCATATGAAAAGCCCGTGAAGGTTACAAGGAAAAGTGAAAGAGTAACTAAG GGAAAGAAGAAAGGTGTAACACCCCCACGTGAAGTACAACAACAAGTAGAAGATCATGCAGAAACCAATGAA GATGGAGAAGGGAATGAGGATGCATCTAAAAAGCACGTGAAGTTTACAAAGAAGAATGGAAGAGGAAATAAG
- the LOC117127410 gene encoding uncharacterized protein LOC117127410 isoform X28, with product MKNNLKKKGKLLSIAKDCEVEVSIQEDGFRGSWYRAILEQNPTRVTGKKLRVSYKTMFNEDGVSPLKETIERSFIRPVPPECLNEGVVFKEGSVVDAYFNNGWWTGVIVVERPDGSFLVYFDDPPDIMRFIRSQLRPHADWIGSKWVKSKNKVLSQHMFTRGKLVEMTREISESEKEKIWVRALVITEVRKQGDDRRKFLIKRCTISQNSSDEAEGKHLIVDICKIRPSPPRDLCAEYSLNDYVEVVVTHGWRKGRVTEILLENKYKVYFAATKEDAVFNYTEIRLSMEWLGGGSWIRAHEREFENNAGTPIRPGQDSPSNTLATDEDDTLNDDATKIRSDQESPSITLVLESNEEDKVNDDATEITSSLERHRNTSVLEATEAETQNHETIYGKELPLPHESEDMMDDVATPIIDPQEIPRGETMSESNDKIALPKRISETGTKGVVLQRINKRSNLKLVGKVETLLGKEFKKLEDSFLAPVIKMGRKQKLMVFSRHLIHHLLLRRIDIGEKGLWFTFGEQLMRFSLREFHLTTGLPCVVDKDEDEAETSATKKKKKDPWMNKNQTLNTLLKLLVEKSKELTADQRLRLGATILVEGILMASNPVTSIPEERLLRARNFKEFCKYPWGNLAFDYLLKEVKSFTYAKLTENNQYAICGFIYALQLWALSSVNQLGTFFGISDDGIQFPLCLHWKETKALTIEEVNRFDQMEKVDVKCILGDPGLHSDLVEDVDCEFGRVVDLVKRGYRLKRQDWLNRSVDIAVAEAEVDENNSVPGIDATDQEKIEFLNNKVVSLEERVKYLEGLLNIRGETVKETEKSKETEAATKTKVNGQNADYELDENEVLGVYIDAKRKEIAKRKKNGVRPPREVGHQDEDDVEVEVNEEQPQEEEEQQQEDDTEDDVDDGDKESENPETNEGQTQEEEEQHQEDDAEVNEEQPQEEEEQQEEEDTEDDVDDGDKESENPETNEEQKQEEEEQQQEDDTEVNTDVDVGAKENGSENPVKGSKKRGRKDGEENEDAYEKPVKVTRKSERVTKGGEVNEDASEKPMKGTRKSKRGTKGGEVNEDASEKPMKGTRKSKRGTKDGEENEYAYEKPVKVTRKSERVTKGKKKGVTPPREVQQQVEDHAETNEDGEGNEDASKKHVKFTKKNGRGNKEHNVGTPKSKKQKKQFEKDSADDVIGSVLEDLKNAD from the exons atgaaaaataatttgaagaaaaaaggaaaactttTGTCTATTGCCAAAGATTGTGAAGTAGAAGTATCTATTCAAGAAGATGGGTTCAGAGGTTCTTGGTATAGAGCTATCCTCGAGCAAAATCCGACGAGAGTAACAGGAAAAAAGCTTCGGGTTAGTTACAAAACTATGTTCAACGAAGATGGTGTAAGTCCTTTGAAGGAAACTATTGAAAGAAGTTTTATTCGGCCAGTCCCGCCAGAGTGTCTGAATGAGGGTGTCGTATTCAAGGAAGGGTCGGTGGTGGATGCTTATTTTAATAATGGTTGGTGGACTGGTGTTATCGTAGTTGAAAGGCCAGATGGTAGTTTtttggtttactttgatgatccACCAGACATAATGAGATTCATCAGAAGCCAACTGAGACCTCATGCTGATTGGATCGGCTCCAAATGGGTCAAAAGCAAAAACaag GTATTGAGTCAACACATGTTTACGAGAGGGAAGTTGGTGGAAATGACCCGTGAAATTAGTGAAAGTGAAAAGGAAAAAATTTGGGTCCGAGCATTGGTAATTACAGAAGTTCGGAAACAAGGAGATGATAGAAGAAAATTTCTGATCAAAAGATGTACAATCTCACAAAATTCGAGTGATGAAGCGGAAGGAAAACATTTAATAGTTGATATTTGCAAAATAAGGCCATCTCCTCCTCGAGATCTTTGTGCAGAGTACAGTCTGAACGACTATGTTGAAGTGGTTGTTACCCATGGGTGGCGCAAAGGTCGAGTGACGGAAATTCTCCTTGAAAACAAATACAAAGTGTATTTCGCTGCCACAAAAGAGGATGCGGTTTTTAATTATACTGAGATTAGGCTGTCAATGGAGTGGCTAGGTGGTGGTAGTTGGATTCGCGCACATGAG AGAGAATTTGAAAATAATGCTGGCACACCAATCAGACCCGGTCAAGATAGTCCTAGTAACACACTTGCCACCGATGAAGATGATACGTTGAATGATGATGCCACCAAAATCAGATCCGATCAAGAGAGCCCTAGTATCACACTTGTTTTAGAATCCAATGAAGAGGATAAGGTGAATGATGATGCCACAGAAATCACATCCTCTCTCGAGAGACACAGAAACACTTCTGTTTTAGAAGCCACTGAGGCTGAAACACAAAACCATGAAACCATATAT GGAAAGGAGTTACCATTACCTCATGAATCAGAAGATATGATGGATGATGTAGCCACTCCAATCATAGACCCTCAAGAGATTCCACGAG GTGAAACGATGAGTGAGTCTAATGACAAGATTGCTTTGCCAAAAAGAATCTCCGAAACTGGTACAAAAGGAGTCGTATTGCAAAGAATTAACAAGCGCTCCAATCTGAAGTTGGTTGGTAAAGTTGAAACCCTTTTGGGCAAAGAATTCAAGAAGCTTGAAGATTCATTCTTGGCTCCGGTAATTAAGATGGGAAGGAAGCAGAAGCTTATGGTGTTTTCAAGGCATTTGATTCATCACTTACTCTTAAGGAGAATTGATATAGGCGAGAAGGGTTTGTGGTTTACTTTTGGAGAACAACTAATGAGGTTTTCTCTAAGAGAATTCCACTTGACAACGGGTCTGCCTTGTGTtgttgataaagatgaagatgaagccgAGACTTCagcaacaaaaaagaagaagaaagatccaTGGATGAACAAGAATCAAACTCTAAACACCTTGCTTAAGCTTCTTGTCGAAAAGAGTAAAGAGCTTACTGCTGATCAGAGATTAAGATTGGGAGCTACAATCCTTGTGGAAGGGATATTGATGGCAAGCAATCCGGTGACAAGTATTCCAGAAGAGCGTCTGCTTAGAGCTAGAAATTTCAAAGAGTTTTGCAAGTATCCCTGGGGGAATTTGGCCTTTGATTATTTACTGAAAGAAGTGAAGAGCTTTACCTATGCAAAGCTGACGGAGAATAATCAATACGCGATTTGTGGCTTTATATATGCGCTTCAGCTCTGGGCGTTATCTTCTGTGAATCAACTAGGCACATTCTTTGGTATTAGCGATGATGGAATTCAGTTTCCCTTGTGCTTGCATTGGAAAGAAACCAAAGCGCTTACTATTGAGGAGGTTAACAGATTCGACCAAATGGAGAAG GTTGATGTCAAATGTATCCTTGGAGATCCCGGATTGCATAGCGACTTGGTTGAAGATGTTGACTGTGAATTTGGAAGAGTTGTTGATCTTGTCAAAAGAGGATATCGTTTGAAGAGACAAGATTGGCTCAATAGAAGTGTCGACATTGCCGTTGCTGAAGCTGAAGTGGACGAAAATAATTCTGTTCCTGGGATTGATGCAACTGATCAAGAAAAGATTGAATTCCTCAATAATAAGGTAGTGTCTCTTGAAGAAAGAGTGAAGTACCTTGAAGGTCTTTTGAACATTCGTGGAGAAACTGTGAAG GAAACTGAGAAGTCAAAAGAAACTGAAGCCGCCACAAAAACCAAG GTAAATGGACAGAATGCCGATTATGAACTTGACGAAAATGAAGTTTTAGGAGTTTATATAGATGCCAAAAGAAAGGAAATCGCTaag AGAAAGAAGAATGGTGTAAGACCTCCACGTGAAGTAGGACATCAAGATGAAGATGATGTAGAAGTCGAAGTCAATGAA gaacaaccacaagaagaagaggaacaacaacaagaagatgATACAGAAGACGATGTGGACGATGGTGATAAAGAGAGTGAAAATCCGGAAACCAATGAA GGACAGACACAAGAGGAAGAGGAACAACACCAAGAGGATGACGCAGAAGTCAATGAA gaacagccacaagaagaagaggaacaacaagaagaagaggatacAGAAGACGATGTGGACGACGGTGATAAAGAGAGTGAAAATCCGGAAACCAATGAA GAACAGAAACAAGAGGAAGAGGAGCAACAACAAGAGGATGACACAGAAGTCAATACAGATGTTGACGTCGGTGCTAAGGAAAATGGATCTGAAAACCCCGTGAAAGGTTCAAAGAAACGTGGAAGAAAG GATGGAGAAGAAAATGAGGATGCATATGAAAAGCCCGTGAAGGTTACAAGGAAAAGTGAAAGAGTAACTAAG GGTGGAGAAGTAAATGAGGATGCATCTGAAAAGCCCATGAAGGGTACAAGGAAAAGTAAAAGAGGAACTAAG GGTGGAGAAGTAAATGAGGATGCATCTGAAAAGCCCATGAAGGGTACAAGGAAAAGTAAAAGAGGAACTAAG GATGGAGAAGAAAATGAGTATGCATATGAAAAGCCCGTGAAGGTTACAAGGAAAAGTGAAAGAGTAACTAAG GGAAAGAAGAAAGGTGTAACACCCCCACGTGAAGTACAACAACAAGTAGAAGATCATGCAGAAACCAATGAA GATGGAGAAGGGAATGAGGATGCATCTAAAAAGCACGTGAAGTTTACAAAGAAGAATGGAAGAGGAAATAAG